A genome region from Arachis duranensis cultivar V14167 chromosome 6, aradu.V14167.gnm2.J7QH, whole genome shotgun sequence includes the following:
- the LOC107493948 gene encoding uncharacterized protein LOC107493948 yields MERALQAQLVPEEQRVEFATYLLTGEASHWWQGARRLLQQRDDPITWDAFQVEFYKKYFPNSARTAKELELLLLKQELVNKSRIAEEYVKRMVAEKGSHREHNQGFAPRGREFKERGYIQHLPQGRNNFATSEESQRNGKAKRVAAVSDVSSCQRCGSHHPNRPCRLGLGVCYKCGLPGHVSRNCQQ; encoded by the exons atggagcgagcactgcaagcacagTTGGTGCCTGAAGAGCAGCGTGTTGAATTTGCCACCTATCTTCTCACGGGGgaagcatcgcattggtggcaaggggctCGACGCCTCCTGCAACAGAGAGATGATCCTATCACTTGGGATGCCTTCCAGGTggaattctataagaagtactttccgaatTCTGCCAGGacagccaaggaattggagttaCTACTGCTGAAGCAAG AGTTGGTAAATAAGAGCAGAATTGCTGAAGAGTATGTGAAGAGGATGGTTGCAGAGAAAGGAAGTCATAGAGAGCACAACCAAGGATTCGCACCAAGGGGTCGAGAGTTTAAGGAGAGAGGATACATACAACACCTTCCCCAAGGACGGAATAACTTTGCGACGAGTGAGGAGTCCCAAAGAAACGGTAAAGCAAAACGGGTAGCGGCTGTTTCTGATGTTTCGAGCTGTCAAAGATGTGGAAGTCATCACCCAAATAGGCCGTGCCGATTGGGGTTAGGTGTGTGTTACAAGTGCGGGTTACCAGGGCatgtatcaagaaattgccAACAATGA
- the LOC107493953 gene encoding probable purple acid phosphatase 20, with product MGMVMQMRLLQLVVLFIGVFELNGVVCSYTRPPVRKTIFVPHDDDDSNSPEQVHISQVGQDKMRISWITSNSGPAKVEYGPSPSSIAFSETGSTSSYHYTLYESGEIHDVVIGPLKPNTVYYYRLGDPPSSRTYQLKTPPSQLPIKFAVTGDLGQTEWTKSTLEHIEKSNYDMLLLAGDLAYADMVQELWDSYGRLVEPLASQRPWMVTQGNHEIEKIPIIHSEPFTAFNARWRMPYEESASDSNLYYSFDVAGGVHVIMLGSYTDFEAGSSQYQWLQGDLKKVDRSKTPWVVVLIHAPWYNSNQAHQGEKESVNMKAALEGLLYQARVDFVFAGHVHAYERFTRVYKDKADNCGPVHITIGDGGNREGLATNYIDPKPDISIFTEASFGHGILEVFNASHALWSWHRNDNDEATASDSAWLTTLTSNPACK from the exons ATGGGGATGGTGATGCAAATGCGTCTCTTGCAGTTGGTGGTGTTATTCATCGGAGTATTTGAATTAAACGGCGTCGTTTGTTCTTACACTCGGCCTCCTGTTCGTAAAACCATCTTTGTTCCTCATGACGATGATGATTCCAACTCACCAGAACAG GTACATATATCTCAAGTGGGCCAAGATAAGATGAGAATATCATGGATCACAAGCAACTCAGGCCCGGCTAAAGTTGAATACGGCCCATCTCCTTCTTCAATCGCATTTTCTGAAACTGGTTCTACCTCCTCATATCATTATACCTTGTATGAATCTGGAGAAATTCATGACGTGGTAATTGGGCCACTGAAGCCCAACACTGTCTACTACTACCGTTTGGGTGATCCACCTTCAAGCCGAACCTACCAGCTCAAGACTCCACCCTCTCAATTGCCCATCAAGTTTGCAGTTACTG GTGATCTTGGACAAACAGAATGGACAAAGTCAACGCTAGAGCATATAGAAAAGTCAAATTACGATATGCTACTACTAGCAGGTGACCTAGCCTACGCAGATATGGTACAAGAGCTATGGGACTCGTACGGTCGGCTGGTTGAGCCCTTAGCGAGCCAGCGTCCATGGATGGTGACGCAAGGGAACCATGAGATTGAGAAGATTCCCATCATCCATAGCGAGCCCTTCACAGCCTTCAATGCCAGGTGGCGAATGCCCTACGAGGAGAGCGCTTCTGACTCCAACCTCTACTACTCCTTCGACGTGGCCGGTGGTGTCCACGTCATCATGTTGGGTTCCTATACTGATTTTGAGGCTGGGTCCTCGCAGTACCAATGGCTTCAGGGGGACTTGAAGAAGGTCGATAGGTCCAAGACTCCTTGGGTGGTGGTGTTGATCCACGCGCCGTGGTATAACTCCAACCAAGCTCATCAGGGTGAGAAGGAATCCGTCAACATGAAAGCGGCTCTCGAAGGTTTGCTCTACCAAGCTCgtgttgattttgtttttgctgGACATGTTCATGCTTATGAGCGCTTT aCGAGAGTTTATAAAGACAAAGCTGACAACTGTGGTCCAGTGCATATAACAATTGGTGATGGTGGAAACCGTGAAGGCCTTGCTACCAA CTACATAGATCCGAAGCCAGACATATCGATATTCACGGAGGCTAGCTTTGGGCATGGAATATTGGAGGTATTTAATGCATCACATGCACTCTGGAGTTGGCATAGGAATGATAATGACGAAGCTACTGCTAGTGACTCTGCTTGGTTAACAACCCTCACTTCTAACCCTGCTTGTAAATGA
- the LOC107493947 gene encoding serine/threonine-protein phosphatase 7 long form homolog, producing MAKLRMLTCDHPVSPDRYNNRIGVVQNQKALVNALIERWPPDTHTFHLPIGECAVTLEDVALILCLPTDGLPVTGMTTNSFSTLEAECLHQFGVAPRKSECRGCCIKLTWLRDLKENMQLNDGISIQRYVKCHIMLLIGTILFGDKSGAGVYWKFLPLLRDFASIGQHSWGSACLAHLYRVLCRASRYNCKEIDGSITLLLDWAWIRLPYLSPLPREPHSGVTGSVVTDDIDI from the exons ATGGCt AAATTAAGAATGTTGACCTGTGACCATCCAGTTTCGCCGGATCGGTACAACAATCGA ATTGGTGTCGTACAAAATCAGAAAGCACTCGTGAATGCTCTAATCGAACGCTGGCCCCCTGATACACATACGTTTCACCTTCCAATTGGTGAATGTGCCGTAACTCTTGAAGATGTGGCTCTAATTCTTTGTCTTCCGACGGATGGTCTTCCAGTTACTGGGATGACAACGAATAGTTTCTCAACGTTGGAGGCGGAGTGTTTGCATCAATTTGGAGTTGCACCGCGTAAGTCGGAGTGTAGAGGATGCTGCATAAAACTGACTTGGCTGCGGGAtctaaaagaaaacatgcagTTGAATGATGGAATAAGTATACAGAGGTATGTGAAGTGCCACATTATGTTGCTAATCGGGACGATCTTGTTTGGGGATAAATCTGGGGCAGGTGTGTACTGGAAGTTTCTACCCTTGCTTCGTGATTTTGCCAGTATTGGACAGCATAGTTGGGGATCGGCATGCCTAGCACACCTCTACAGGGTGTTATGCAGGGCATCTCGTTATAACTGTAAGGAAATAGATGGTTCAATAACACTTCTGCTCGATTGGGCTTGGATCCGACTGCCATATCTATCGCCGCTTCCCAGGGAACCCCACA GTGGCGTAACTGGGAGCGTGGTGACCGACGATATAGATATCTAA